A window of Euwallacea fornicatus isolate EFF26 chromosome 13, ASM4011564v1, whole genome shotgun sequence contains these coding sequences:
- the Ide gene encoding insulin-degrading enzyme isoform X3, whose product MLIKPAPQVFSTTSSLLRFCTRGELKLKTVCFYTSFPSLGQTKPKMDGSTKFTTKRVDYIVKSQEDKRLYRGLELANGMKILLVSDPHTDKSAAAMDVNVGYLSDPREVKGLAHFCEHMLFLGTEKYPNENDYNKFLQENGGTSNATTFMDHTMYYFDIIPEHFKGALDRFAQFFISPLFTESATDREINAVNSENDKNISLDVWRINQMDHHLSDPQHVYNTFGTGNTYTLKTSLKEKQINVQDELLKFHDKWYSSNIMSLAVLGKGGLDELEATVVELFSCVKNKNVDVDRWDSSPYKDDQLRTLVYITPVKDVRNLNIVFPCDDYTQYYKSAPPGYISHLIGHEGPGSILSVLKVRGWSNHLVAGQRTTVRGFSFFGISVDLTEEGIKHINDIVKLIFQYLNMLKKEKPQKWIHDETRDIGNIIFRFKDKESPRSYISTVVNSLQYYPLEDVLCAHYMLTDWKPELIEQIWNDLVPEKVRLAVVAKTYEDICTDTEPWYGTKYKEERIPEDTLKDWKESGFCDELRLPTKNEFIPTDFNLYALDDSATEHPVIIQDTPLTRVWFKQDDKFLLPKVNVMFDFVSPMAYLDPLNCNLTHMFVQLFRDELNEYAYTAELAGLKWELINTKYGLILGIGGYNHKQPILLKKIMEKLTNFKVDPKRFNIWKENYIRNLKNFSAEQPYQHAVYYLTVLLTEHSWSKEELLASADQVTRDRLEVFIPQMLSKMHIECLVHGNANKDKALQMVQIVEDALTSSMNMSPLLPRQLLLNRELKLEDNCYYVYEKENKVHKSSCIEIYYQCGLQSRENNVKLELFCQLIQEPCFNVLRTKEQLGYIVFSGVRKSNGVQGLRIIVQSDRHPAFLNERIEEFLNSMKEYLDDMSDEEFLRHREALAAQRLEKPKQLSALTNQFWSEITAQQYHFERAESEVAFLRTLSKSDVIEFYNELLKNDAKQRKKLSVHVISSAEGGVGLEKETDESDKDSTGLPNVLSDITAFKSSHEMYPLVQPYINITRKGNKCKL is encoded by the exons atgttaattaaACCAGCTCCacaa GTTTTTTCCACAACTAGCTCACTCCTTAGGTTTTGCACCCGCGGGGAACTGAAGTTGAAAACTGTGTGTTTCTATAC TAGCTTTCCCTCTCTTGGACaaacaaaaccaaaaatgGATGGTTCTACTAAGTTTACTACTAAGAGAGTTGACTATATCGTTAAGTCTCAGGAAGACAAACGATTGTACAGAGGGCTTGAGCTTGCTAATG GCATGAAAATATTACTGGTTAGCGACCCACATACTGATAAATCAGCAGCTGCCATGGATGTTAATGTAGGATATCTTAGTGATCCTCGTGAAGTCAAAGGTTTAGCTCATTTTTGTGAACACATGCTGTTTTTGGGTACTGAAAAGTATCCTAATGAAAATGATTACAACAAGTTCCTGCAGGAGAATGGGGGCACAAGCAATGCTACTACTTTCATGGATCACACTAtgtattattttgatattatcCCTGAACATTTTAAGGGGGCTTTGGACAG ATTtgctcaatttttcatttctccaTTGTTTACGGAAAGTGCCACTGACAGGGAAATTAATGCAGTCAATTCAGAAAATGATAAGAATATCTCTCTTGATGTATGGAGAATTAATCAGATGGACCACCATTTATCTGACCCACAACATGTGTATAATACATTTGGAACTGGAAATACCTATACTTTAAAAACATCTCTTAAAGAGAAACAAATAAATGTGCAGGATGAATTGCTGAAGTTTCATGACAAGTGGTACTCTTCTAACATTATGAGCCTGGCTGTTCTGGGAAAAGGCGG CTTAGATGAACTAGAAGCAACAGTGGTGGAGCTTTTTTCATgtgtcaaaaacaaaaatgtagaTGTTGATCGTTGGGATAGTTCACCTTACAAGGATGATCAGTTGAGAACCCTGGTCTACATAACCCCAGTTAAAGATGTTAGAAACTTGAATATAGTATTTCCTTGTGATGACTATACCCAGTATTACAAATCTGCA CCTCCAGGGTATATAAGCCACTTAATAGGCCACGAAGGGCCTGGCAGTATCCTCTCGGTCCTCAAAGTCAGGGGTTGGTCAAATCATTTGGTGGCCGGCCAAAGAACCACTGTACGTGGATTTAGCTTCTTTGGCATATCTGTGGATCTAACCGAAGAAGGCATCAAACACATCAACGacattgttaaattaatttttcag TACTTAAATATGCTTAAGAAAGAGAAACCTCAGAAATGGATTCATGACGAAACGCGAGATATTGGAAACATTATTTTCCGATTCAAGGACAAAGAATCGCCCAGAAGTTACATTTCTACTGTGGTAAACAGTCTACAG tatTACCCTTTagaggatgtgttgtgtgcCCATTACATGCTCACTGACTGGAAGCCCGAATTAATCGAGCAAATTTGGAACGATTTGGTACCAGAGAAAGTTCG ATTAGCAGTAGTGGCTAAAACCTATGAAGACATATGCACTGATACCGAACCTTGGTACGGCACAAAGTATAAAGAGGAAAGAATTCCGGAAGATACGCTTAAG GACTGGAAAGAGAGCGGCTTCTGCGACGAATTGAGGCTTCCgacaaaaaatgaatttattcccACCGACTTCAACTTATACGCTCTCGACGATTCG GCAACTGAACATCCAGTGATCATCCAAGACACGCCTCTAACCCGCGTTTGGTTCAAACAGGATGATAAGTTTCTTCTACCCAAAGTGAACGTGATGTTTGATTTCGTCAGCCCCATGGCATATTTAGACCCGTTGAATTGCAACTTAACGCACATGTTTGTTCAGTTATTCAGAGATGAATTGAATGAGTATGCATATACTGCAGAGCTGGCAGGACTTAAGTGGGAACTTATTAACACAAAATACGGACTTATC ttaGGTATTGGTGGTTATAACCATAAGCAGCCCATTCTTCTGAAGAAGATCATGGAGAAATTAACAAACTTTAAAGTTGATCCTAAACGGTTCAATATATGGAAAGAAAAT TACATAAGGAATTTGAAGAACTTCTCTGCCGAACAACCATATCAGCACGCAGTTTATTATCTGACCGTCTTGTTGACTGAACATTCTTGGAGCAAGGAAGAGCTTTTGGCCTCTGCAGATC AAGTCACCCGAGATCGGCTAGAAGTCTTCATACCTCAAATGCTTTCAAAAATGCACATTGAATGCCTCGTGCACGGCAACGCTAATAAAGATAAAGCACTGCAGATGGTTCAAATTGTTGAGGATGCCTTGACCTCCTCCATGAATATGTCTCCATTGCTACCTAGGCAGTTGCTATTAAACCGGGAGCTGAAACTCGAAGATAACTGTTATTATGTCTACGAAAAAGAGAATAAG GTGCATAAAAGTTCCTGCATCGAAATTTACTATCAGTGCGGATTGCAGTCGCGCgaaaataacgttaaattgGAACTGTTTTGTCAGTTAATACAAGAGCCTTGTTTCAACGTTTTAAGAACTAAA GAACAACTGGGTTATATAGTTTTCAGTGGGGTTAGAAAATCGAATGGAGTACAGGGTCTCAGGATAATAGTCCAATCGGACCGCCATCCTGCATTTTTGAATGAGAGGattgaagaatttttgaacAGTATGAAAGAGTATCTCGACGATATGAGCGACGAGGAATTTTTGAG ACATAGGGAAGCCTTAGCGGCACAGAGATTAGAAAAACCGAAGCAGCTCTCAGCATTGACCAATCAGTTTTGGAGCGAAATCACTGCCCAGCAATATCATTTTGAAAGAGCTGAGTCTGAGGTGGCCTTCCTTAGGACTCTGAGTAAAAGCGACGTTATCGAGTTCTATAAC gaGTTGCTGAAAAACGACGCAAAACAGCGCAAAAAGCTGTCGGTCCATGTTATTTCCAGCGCCGAAGGTGGTGTGGGATTGGAAAAAGAAACTGACGAATCAGATAAAGATTCAACCGGACTTCCTAATGTTCTCAGCGATATTACTGCATTTAAAAGCTCGCATGAAATGTACCCGCTGGTGCAGCCCTACATTAACATTACCAGGAAGggaaataaatgtaaattatga
- the Ide gene encoding insulin-degrading enzyme isoform X5, whose product MDGSTKFTTKRVDYIVKSQEDKRLYRGLELANGMKILLVSDPHTDKSAAAMDVNVGYLSDPREVKGLAHFCEHMLFLGTEKYPNENDYNKFLQENGGTSNATTFMDHTMYYFDIIPEHFKGALDRFAQFFISPLFTESATDREINAVNSENDKNISLDVWRINQMDHHLSDPQHVYNTFGTGNTYTLKTSLKEKQINVQDELLKFHDKWYSSNIMSLAVLGKGGLDELEATVVELFSCVKNKNVDVDRWDSSPYKDDQLRTLVYITPVKDVRNLNIVFPCDDYTQYYKSAPPGYISHLIGHEGPGSILSVLKVRGWSNHLVAGQRTTVRGFSFFGISVDLTEEGIKHINDIVKLIFQYLNMLKKEKPQKWIHDETRDIGNIIFRFKDKESPRSYISTVVNSLQYYPLEDVLCAHYMLTDWKPELIEQIWNDLVPEKVRLAVVAKTYEDICTDTEPWYGTKYKEERIPEDTLKDWKESGFCDELRLPTKNEFIPTDFNLYALDDSATEHPVIIQDTPLTRVWFKQDDKFLLPKVNVMFDFVSPMAYLDPLNCNLTHMFVQLFRDELNEYAYTAELAGLKWELINTKYGLILGIGGYNHKQPILLKKIMEKLTNFKVDPKRFNIWKENYIRNLKNFSAEQPYQHAVYYLTVLLTEHSWSKEELLASADQVTRDRLEVFIPQMLSKMHIECLVHGNANKDKALQMVQIVEDALTSSMNMSPLLPRQLLLNRELKLEDNCYYVYEKENKVHKSSCIEIYYQCGLQSRENNVKLELFCQLIQEPCFNVLRTKEQLGYIVFSGVRKSNGVQGLRIIVQSDRHPAFLNERIEEFLNSMKEYLDDMSDEEFLRHREALAAQRLEKPKQLSALTNQFWSEITAQQYHFERAESEVAFLRTLSKSDVIEFYNELLKNDAKQRKKLSVHVISSAEGGVGLEKETDESDKDSTGLPNVLSDITAFKSSHEMYPLVQPYINITRKGNKCKL is encoded by the exons atgGATGGTTCTACTAAGTTTACTACTAAGAGAGTTGACTATATCGTTAAGTCTCAGGAAGACAAACGATTGTACAGAGGGCTTGAGCTTGCTAATG GCATGAAAATATTACTGGTTAGCGACCCACATACTGATAAATCAGCAGCTGCCATGGATGTTAATGTAGGATATCTTAGTGATCCTCGTGAAGTCAAAGGTTTAGCTCATTTTTGTGAACACATGCTGTTTTTGGGTACTGAAAAGTATCCTAATGAAAATGATTACAACAAGTTCCTGCAGGAGAATGGGGGCACAAGCAATGCTACTACTTTCATGGATCACACTAtgtattattttgatattatcCCTGAACATTTTAAGGGGGCTTTGGACAG ATTtgctcaatttttcatttctccaTTGTTTACGGAAAGTGCCACTGACAGGGAAATTAATGCAGTCAATTCAGAAAATGATAAGAATATCTCTCTTGATGTATGGAGAATTAATCAGATGGACCACCATTTATCTGACCCACAACATGTGTATAATACATTTGGAACTGGAAATACCTATACTTTAAAAACATCTCTTAAAGAGAAACAAATAAATGTGCAGGATGAATTGCTGAAGTTTCATGACAAGTGGTACTCTTCTAACATTATGAGCCTGGCTGTTCTGGGAAAAGGCGG CTTAGATGAACTAGAAGCAACAGTGGTGGAGCTTTTTTCATgtgtcaaaaacaaaaatgtagaTGTTGATCGTTGGGATAGTTCACCTTACAAGGATGATCAGTTGAGAACCCTGGTCTACATAACCCCAGTTAAAGATGTTAGAAACTTGAATATAGTATTTCCTTGTGATGACTATACCCAGTATTACAAATCTGCA CCTCCAGGGTATATAAGCCACTTAATAGGCCACGAAGGGCCTGGCAGTATCCTCTCGGTCCTCAAAGTCAGGGGTTGGTCAAATCATTTGGTGGCCGGCCAAAGAACCACTGTACGTGGATTTAGCTTCTTTGGCATATCTGTGGATCTAACCGAAGAAGGCATCAAACACATCAACGacattgttaaattaatttttcag TACTTAAATATGCTTAAGAAAGAGAAACCTCAGAAATGGATTCATGACGAAACGCGAGATATTGGAAACATTATTTTCCGATTCAAGGACAAAGAATCGCCCAGAAGTTACATTTCTACTGTGGTAAACAGTCTACAG tatTACCCTTTagaggatgtgttgtgtgcCCATTACATGCTCACTGACTGGAAGCCCGAATTAATCGAGCAAATTTGGAACGATTTGGTACCAGAGAAAGTTCG ATTAGCAGTAGTGGCTAAAACCTATGAAGACATATGCACTGATACCGAACCTTGGTACGGCACAAAGTATAAAGAGGAAAGAATTCCGGAAGATACGCTTAAG GACTGGAAAGAGAGCGGCTTCTGCGACGAATTGAGGCTTCCgacaaaaaatgaatttattcccACCGACTTCAACTTATACGCTCTCGACGATTCG GCAACTGAACATCCAGTGATCATCCAAGACACGCCTCTAACCCGCGTTTGGTTCAAACAGGATGATAAGTTTCTTCTACCCAAAGTGAACGTGATGTTTGATTTCGTCAGCCCCATGGCATATTTAGACCCGTTGAATTGCAACTTAACGCACATGTTTGTTCAGTTATTCAGAGATGAATTGAATGAGTATGCATATACTGCAGAGCTGGCAGGACTTAAGTGGGAACTTATTAACACAAAATACGGACTTATC ttaGGTATTGGTGGTTATAACCATAAGCAGCCCATTCTTCTGAAGAAGATCATGGAGAAATTAACAAACTTTAAAGTTGATCCTAAACGGTTCAATATATGGAAAGAAAAT TACATAAGGAATTTGAAGAACTTCTCTGCCGAACAACCATATCAGCACGCAGTTTATTATCTGACCGTCTTGTTGACTGAACATTCTTGGAGCAAGGAAGAGCTTTTGGCCTCTGCAGATC AAGTCACCCGAGATCGGCTAGAAGTCTTCATACCTCAAATGCTTTCAAAAATGCACATTGAATGCCTCGTGCACGGCAACGCTAATAAAGATAAAGCACTGCAGATGGTTCAAATTGTTGAGGATGCCTTGACCTCCTCCATGAATATGTCTCCATTGCTACCTAGGCAGTTGCTATTAAACCGGGAGCTGAAACTCGAAGATAACTGTTATTATGTCTACGAAAAAGAGAATAAG GTGCATAAAAGTTCCTGCATCGAAATTTACTATCAGTGCGGATTGCAGTCGCGCgaaaataacgttaaattgGAACTGTTTTGTCAGTTAATACAAGAGCCTTGTTTCAACGTTTTAAGAACTAAA GAACAACTGGGTTATATAGTTTTCAGTGGGGTTAGAAAATCGAATGGAGTACAGGGTCTCAGGATAATAGTCCAATCGGACCGCCATCCTGCATTTTTGAATGAGAGGattgaagaatttttgaacAGTATGAAAGAGTATCTCGACGATATGAGCGACGAGGAATTTTTGAG ACATAGGGAAGCCTTAGCGGCACAGAGATTAGAAAAACCGAAGCAGCTCTCAGCATTGACCAATCAGTTTTGGAGCGAAATCACTGCCCAGCAATATCATTTTGAAAGAGCTGAGTCTGAGGTGGCCTTCCTTAGGACTCTGAGTAAAAGCGACGTTATCGAGTTCTATAAC gaGTTGCTGAAAAACGACGCAAAACAGCGCAAAAAGCTGTCGGTCCATGTTATTTCCAGCGCCGAAGGTGGTGTGGGATTGGAAAAAGAAACTGACGAATCAGATAAAGATTCAACCGGACTTCCTAATGTTCTCAGCGATATTACTGCATTTAAAAGCTCGCATGAAATGTACCCGCTGGTGCAGCCCTACATTAACATTACCAGGAAGggaaataaatgtaaattatga
- the Ide gene encoding insulin-degrading enzyme isoform X1, with amino-acid sequence MILKYLKRGSNVENARLTKVFSTTSSLLRFCTRGELKLKTVCFYTSFPSLGQTKPKMDGSTKFTTKRVDYIVKSQEDKRLYRGLELANGMKILLVSDPHTDKSAAAMDVNVGYLSDPREVKGLAHFCEHMLFLGTEKYPNENDYNKFLQENGGTSNATTFMDHTMYYFDIIPEHFKGALDRFAQFFISPLFTESATDREINAVNSENDKNISLDVWRINQMDHHLSDPQHVYNTFGTGNTYTLKTSLKEKQINVQDELLKFHDKWYSSNIMSLAVLGKGGLDELEATVVELFSCVKNKNVDVDRWDSSPYKDDQLRTLVYITPVKDVRNLNIVFPCDDYTQYYKSAPPGYISHLIGHEGPGSILSVLKVRGWSNHLVAGQRTTVRGFSFFGISVDLTEEGIKHINDIVKLIFQYLNMLKKEKPQKWIHDETRDIGNIIFRFKDKESPRSYISTVVNSLQYYPLEDVLCAHYMLTDWKPELIEQIWNDLVPEKVRLAVVAKTYEDICTDTEPWYGTKYKEERIPEDTLKDWKESGFCDELRLPTKNEFIPTDFNLYALDDSATEHPVIIQDTPLTRVWFKQDDKFLLPKVNVMFDFVSPMAYLDPLNCNLTHMFVQLFRDELNEYAYTAELAGLKWELINTKYGLILGIGGYNHKQPILLKKIMEKLTNFKVDPKRFNIWKENYIRNLKNFSAEQPYQHAVYYLTVLLTEHSWSKEELLASADQVTRDRLEVFIPQMLSKMHIECLVHGNANKDKALQMVQIVEDALTSSMNMSPLLPRQLLLNRELKLEDNCYYVYEKENKVHKSSCIEIYYQCGLQSRENNVKLELFCQLIQEPCFNVLRTKEQLGYIVFSGVRKSNGVQGLRIIVQSDRHPAFLNERIEEFLNSMKEYLDDMSDEEFLRHREALAAQRLEKPKQLSALTNQFWSEITAQQYHFERAESEVAFLRTLSKSDVIEFYNELLKNDAKQRKKLSVHVISSAEGGVGLEKETDESDKDSTGLPNVLSDITAFKSSHEMYPLVQPYINITRKGNKCKL; translated from the exons atgattttgaagTACTTGAAACGTGGAAGTAACGTCGAAAATGCTCGCTTAACCAAG GTTTTTTCCACAACTAGCTCACTCCTTAGGTTTTGCACCCGCGGGGAACTGAAGTTGAAAACTGTGTGTTTCTATAC TAGCTTTCCCTCTCTTGGACaaacaaaaccaaaaatgGATGGTTCTACTAAGTTTACTACTAAGAGAGTTGACTATATCGTTAAGTCTCAGGAAGACAAACGATTGTACAGAGGGCTTGAGCTTGCTAATG GCATGAAAATATTACTGGTTAGCGACCCACATACTGATAAATCAGCAGCTGCCATGGATGTTAATGTAGGATATCTTAGTGATCCTCGTGAAGTCAAAGGTTTAGCTCATTTTTGTGAACACATGCTGTTTTTGGGTACTGAAAAGTATCCTAATGAAAATGATTACAACAAGTTCCTGCAGGAGAATGGGGGCACAAGCAATGCTACTACTTTCATGGATCACACTAtgtattattttgatattatcCCTGAACATTTTAAGGGGGCTTTGGACAG ATTtgctcaatttttcatttctccaTTGTTTACGGAAAGTGCCACTGACAGGGAAATTAATGCAGTCAATTCAGAAAATGATAAGAATATCTCTCTTGATGTATGGAGAATTAATCAGATGGACCACCATTTATCTGACCCACAACATGTGTATAATACATTTGGAACTGGAAATACCTATACTTTAAAAACATCTCTTAAAGAGAAACAAATAAATGTGCAGGATGAATTGCTGAAGTTTCATGACAAGTGGTACTCTTCTAACATTATGAGCCTGGCTGTTCTGGGAAAAGGCGG CTTAGATGAACTAGAAGCAACAGTGGTGGAGCTTTTTTCATgtgtcaaaaacaaaaatgtagaTGTTGATCGTTGGGATAGTTCACCTTACAAGGATGATCAGTTGAGAACCCTGGTCTACATAACCCCAGTTAAAGATGTTAGAAACTTGAATATAGTATTTCCTTGTGATGACTATACCCAGTATTACAAATCTGCA CCTCCAGGGTATATAAGCCACTTAATAGGCCACGAAGGGCCTGGCAGTATCCTCTCGGTCCTCAAAGTCAGGGGTTGGTCAAATCATTTGGTGGCCGGCCAAAGAACCACTGTACGTGGATTTAGCTTCTTTGGCATATCTGTGGATCTAACCGAAGAAGGCATCAAACACATCAACGacattgttaaattaatttttcag TACTTAAATATGCTTAAGAAAGAGAAACCTCAGAAATGGATTCATGACGAAACGCGAGATATTGGAAACATTATTTTCCGATTCAAGGACAAAGAATCGCCCAGAAGTTACATTTCTACTGTGGTAAACAGTCTACAG tatTACCCTTTagaggatgtgttgtgtgcCCATTACATGCTCACTGACTGGAAGCCCGAATTAATCGAGCAAATTTGGAACGATTTGGTACCAGAGAAAGTTCG ATTAGCAGTAGTGGCTAAAACCTATGAAGACATATGCACTGATACCGAACCTTGGTACGGCACAAAGTATAAAGAGGAAAGAATTCCGGAAGATACGCTTAAG GACTGGAAAGAGAGCGGCTTCTGCGACGAATTGAGGCTTCCgacaaaaaatgaatttattcccACCGACTTCAACTTATACGCTCTCGACGATTCG GCAACTGAACATCCAGTGATCATCCAAGACACGCCTCTAACCCGCGTTTGGTTCAAACAGGATGATAAGTTTCTTCTACCCAAAGTGAACGTGATGTTTGATTTCGTCAGCCCCATGGCATATTTAGACCCGTTGAATTGCAACTTAACGCACATGTTTGTTCAGTTATTCAGAGATGAATTGAATGAGTATGCATATACTGCAGAGCTGGCAGGACTTAAGTGGGAACTTATTAACACAAAATACGGACTTATC ttaGGTATTGGTGGTTATAACCATAAGCAGCCCATTCTTCTGAAGAAGATCATGGAGAAATTAACAAACTTTAAAGTTGATCCTAAACGGTTCAATATATGGAAAGAAAAT TACATAAGGAATTTGAAGAACTTCTCTGCCGAACAACCATATCAGCACGCAGTTTATTATCTGACCGTCTTGTTGACTGAACATTCTTGGAGCAAGGAAGAGCTTTTGGCCTCTGCAGATC AAGTCACCCGAGATCGGCTAGAAGTCTTCATACCTCAAATGCTTTCAAAAATGCACATTGAATGCCTCGTGCACGGCAACGCTAATAAAGATAAAGCACTGCAGATGGTTCAAATTGTTGAGGATGCCTTGACCTCCTCCATGAATATGTCTCCATTGCTACCTAGGCAGTTGCTATTAAACCGGGAGCTGAAACTCGAAGATAACTGTTATTATGTCTACGAAAAAGAGAATAAG GTGCATAAAAGTTCCTGCATCGAAATTTACTATCAGTGCGGATTGCAGTCGCGCgaaaataacgttaaattgGAACTGTTTTGTCAGTTAATACAAGAGCCTTGTTTCAACGTTTTAAGAACTAAA GAACAACTGGGTTATATAGTTTTCAGTGGGGTTAGAAAATCGAATGGAGTACAGGGTCTCAGGATAATAGTCCAATCGGACCGCCATCCTGCATTTTTGAATGAGAGGattgaagaatttttgaacAGTATGAAAGAGTATCTCGACGATATGAGCGACGAGGAATTTTTGAG ACATAGGGAAGCCTTAGCGGCACAGAGATTAGAAAAACCGAAGCAGCTCTCAGCATTGACCAATCAGTTTTGGAGCGAAATCACTGCCCAGCAATATCATTTTGAAAGAGCTGAGTCTGAGGTGGCCTTCCTTAGGACTCTGAGTAAAAGCGACGTTATCGAGTTCTATAAC gaGTTGCTGAAAAACGACGCAAAACAGCGCAAAAAGCTGTCGGTCCATGTTATTTCCAGCGCCGAAGGTGGTGTGGGATTGGAAAAAGAAACTGACGAATCAGATAAAGATTCAACCGGACTTCCTAATGTTCTCAGCGATATTACTGCATTTAAAAGCTCGCATGAAATGTACCCGCTGGTGCAGCCCTACATTAACATTACCAGGAAGggaaataaatgtaaattatga